One window of Pirellulales bacterium genomic DNA carries:
- a CDS encoding sigma-70 family RNA polymerase sigma factor, translated as MWPDSSETQELLAAARTGDAAARNRLLERHRDVLRRMVGLRMDRALQGRLDASDIVQDVLVEADRRLADYLAAAKMPFQLWLRYLAKDHLIDAHRRHRGAARRSVDREQSLTGGAFADQSALDLAALIRDREMTPAAAATHHELEQRFAAAIETLDETDREIILMRHFEQLTNQQAAEALALSEPAAGMRYLRAMRRLRALLEEPPSEQGE; from the coding sequence ATGTGGCCTGACTCATCCGAAACGCAAGAACTGTTGGCGGCCGCTCGCACCGGCGATGCTGCTGCGCGCAATCGTTTGCTCGAACGCCATCGCGACGTGTTGCGCCGGATGGTCGGGCTGCGGATGGATCGGGCCCTGCAAGGCCGACTGGACGCCAGTGACATTGTGCAAGACGTCCTGGTCGAGGCGGATCGTCGCCTGGCCGATTATCTGGCCGCGGCCAAGATGCCCTTTCAACTCTGGCTGCGCTACCTGGCAAAGGATCATTTGATCGACGCTCATCGCCGGCATCGTGGCGCCGCACGTCGTAGCGTCGATCGCGAGCAATCGTTGACCGGGGGCGCATTCGCGGATCAATCAGCGCTGGACCTGGCGGCTTTGATACGCGATCGCGAAATGACTCCGGCCGCCGCTGCTACGCATCACGAATTGGAGCAGCGCTTTGCCGCCGCGATCGAGACGCTCGACGAGACGGATCGCGAGATCATCTTGATGCGGCATTTCGAGCAGCTCACCAATCAACAGGCGGCCGAAGCGCTTGCGCTTTCCGAGCCGGCCGCGGGCATGCGCTATCTGCGCGCCATGCGGCGCTTACGGGCCCTGTTGGAAGAACCTCCGAGCGAGCAGGGGGAATGA
- a CDS encoding serine/threonine-protein kinase, which translates to MMSAGGKAFEGAAASVERKEAVDDDRDARLWSLVNRLAEQLHRGEPPEIDALLAQHPDLADELRPLWAAMLVTDCVAAGSRAADPARGSSGDDLTHDHSPRPDSAGARRAVESSEPVLRQFADYELLEELGRGGMGVVYRARQISLNRIVALKMVLRGDMASPADLARFRTEAEAAARLDHPTIVPVYEVGDCDGQPYFTMKYVTGTTLARRLTEGPLTAREAASLLAPVAQAIHYAHSRGVLHRDLKPSNILIDAEGRPHVSDFGLAKRVEAEMNLTLSGAILGTPAHMAPEQAAGTRGKLGPTSDVYSLGTILYQMLTGRPPFQAASPVDTVLLVLEQDPLPPRLINPRADRELEMIALKCLQKPQDLRYQSAKLLADDLEAFLADEPTAARSGIFVQVLARAFRETHHATVLENWGLLWMWHSLALLVTCLLTNLLQWSGVTSPFFYVALWTAGLGTWATIFWTLRRRAGPVTFVERQIAHVWAASMISIVVLFYVEMIMGLPVLALSPVLGLVGGMVFVVKAGTLSGQFYFQAAALFATALGMALLQRYEIPLALTLFGVVSAACFFLPGLKYYRQRESSNVV; encoded by the coding sequence ATGATGAGCGCCGGCGGAAAAGCCTTCGAGGGCGCGGCAGCGTCGGTGGAGCGGAAGGAGGCCGTCGACGACGATCGCGATGCGCGGCTGTGGTCACTCGTGAATCGGCTGGCCGAACAATTGCATCGCGGAGAGCCGCCTGAGATCGACGCTCTGCTCGCGCAGCATCCGGACCTGGCCGACGAGTTGCGTCCGCTGTGGGCGGCCATGCTGGTTACCGATTGCGTGGCCGCCGGCAGCCGTGCCGCGGACCCGGCCCGAGGTTCCTCGGGGGATGACCTGACGCATGATCATTCACCGCGCCCTGATTCAGCGGGTGCGCGGCGAGCGGTGGAATCGTCCGAACCGGTGTTGCGCCAGTTTGCCGATTATGAATTGCTCGAAGAGCTGGGGCGCGGCGGCATGGGAGTGGTCTACCGGGCACGGCAGATCAGCCTGAACCGGATCGTGGCGCTGAAGATGGTGCTGCGTGGTGACATGGCGAGCCCGGCGGACTTGGCCCGTTTTCGTACCGAGGCCGAAGCCGCCGCGCGGCTCGATCATCCGACGATCGTGCCGGTGTACGAAGTAGGGGACTGCGACGGGCAGCCTTATTTCACCATGAAATATGTGACCGGCACTACACTGGCGCGCCGCCTGACCGAAGGACCATTAACGGCGCGCGAGGCTGCGTCACTGTTGGCGCCGGTCGCTCAGGCGATTCACTATGCGCACAGCCGGGGTGTGCTGCACCGTGATCTGAAACCGTCGAACATCTTGATCGACGCTGAGGGACGGCCGCACGTTTCGGATTTCGGGCTGGCCAAACGGGTCGAGGCCGAAATGAACCTCACCCTCTCGGGAGCGATTCTCGGGACGCCGGCCCACATGGCTCCCGAGCAGGCGGCCGGCACGCGCGGCAAGCTGGGGCCGACGAGCGACGTCTACAGCTTGGGGACGATCCTGTATCAGATGCTGACCGGGCGTCCGCCGTTTCAAGCGGCCTCGCCTGTCGACACGGTGCTGCTGGTGCTCGAGCAGGATCCGCTGCCGCCGCGACTGATCAATCCGCGCGCCGATCGCGAGCTGGAGATGATCGCGCTGAAATGTTTGCAGAAGCCGCAGGACCTGCGCTATCAGAGTGCCAAGCTACTGGCCGACGACTTAGAAGCGTTTCTGGCTGACGAGCCAACCGCGGCTCGCAGCGGCATCTTCGTGCAGGTGCTGGCCCGGGCGTTTCGCGAAACGCATCACGCCACGGTGCTCGAGAACTGGGGGCTGTTGTGGATGTGGCACAGCCTGGCCCTGCTCGTGACTTGCCTGCTGACGAATCTACTGCAATGGTCGGGTGTCACTTCCCCATTTTTTTACGTGGCGTTGTGGACGGCCGGGCTGGGGACCTGGGCCACGATTTTCTGGACGTTGCGCCGTCGGGCGGGGCCGGTCACGTTCGTCGAACGGCAGATCGCGCACGTGTGGGCCGCCAGTATGATCAGCATCGTCGTGTTGTTTTATGTCGAGATGATCATGGGGTTGCCGGTCCTGGCACTCTCGCCGGTGCTAGGACTGGTCGGCGGCATGGTGTTCGTCGTGAAGGCGGGCACACTGTCAGGGCAGTTCTATTTCCAGGCCGCGGCGCTCTTTGCCACGGCCCTGGGCATGGCGCTCTTGCAGCGATATGAGATCCCGCTGGCGCTGACGCTATTCGGCGTCGTCTCAGCGGCCTGCTTCTTCCTGCCAGGGCTGAAGTATTACCGGCAGCGGGAAAGTTCTAACGTCGTCTAA